A genomic segment from Curtobacterium sp. MCSS17_007 encodes:
- a CDS encoding GIY-YIG nuclease family protein has translation MLPLCAGHVVLVADTAAEHAGVEDALPGPCPVCGSRTGVRWPSATLCGTCEWRWGEVPDGELPPPRVDVVYYLRQRDDFGDRVKIGTTANPRQRLAAVPHQELLAFERGDRRLERRRHATFAATRYPGTEWFRTTPALLDHVTSVAAGVEDPWALHARWTSEALALRG, from the coding sequence GTGCTGCCGCTCTGCGCCGGTCACGTCGTGCTCGTCGCGGACACCGCGGCCGAGCACGCCGGCGTCGAGGACGCGCTGCCCGGCCCGTGCCCCGTGTGCGGCTCGCGCACGGGCGTCCGGTGGCCGAGCGCGACGCTCTGCGGGACCTGTGAGTGGCGGTGGGGCGAGGTACCGGACGGCGAGCTGCCGCCGCCGCGCGTCGACGTCGTGTACTACCTGCGGCAGCGCGACGACTTCGGCGACCGGGTGAAGATCGGCACGACCGCGAACCCCCGCCAGCGGCTCGCCGCCGTCCCGCACCAGGAGCTGCTGGCGTTCGAACGCGGCGACCGACGGCTCGAGCGACGACGGCACGCGACCTTCGCCGCGACCCGCTACCCGGGCACCGAGTGGTTCCGGACGACCCCGGCGCTGCTGGACCACGTCACGTCGGTGGCCGCCGGGGTCGAGGACCCGTGGGCGCTGCACGCCCGGTGGACGAGCGAGGCCCTGGCCCTGCGCGGCTGA
- a CDS encoding siderophore-interacting protein yields the protein MSPNPKRTQHVFVVDRTERISPHMVRVHLGGPAFRDFLDDADPDRLAATDRYVKLLLAPASSGLTPPYDLEALRETLPKHERPARRTYTVRRVDHAAGTIAIDFVVHGDEGLAGPWAAAARPGDLLALSGPGGGYAPSPDPAVTHVLLGDDSALPAIGAALEAMPADATGVALVEVGGAADEQPIVHPAGVDLRWLHRDATGAEPGTLLLEATRALPRASRPVQVFAHGERTAVKAVRRVLQDDWGLERAELSLSAYWALGRTEDRFQEEKREPVGAVFAD from the coding sequence ATGAGCCCGAATCCCAAGCGCACCCAGCACGTGTTCGTCGTCGACCGCACGGAGCGCATCAGCCCGCACATGGTGCGTGTCCACCTCGGCGGCCCGGCCTTCCGCGACTTCCTCGACGACGCCGACCCGGACCGTCTCGCCGCGACCGACCGGTACGTCAAGCTCCTGCTGGCACCGGCGTCGAGCGGCCTCACCCCGCCGTACGACCTCGAGGCGCTGCGGGAGACCCTGCCGAAGCACGAGCGTCCCGCACGCCGCACCTACACCGTCCGTCGGGTCGACCACGCCGCCGGCACGATCGCGATCGACTTCGTCGTGCACGGCGACGAGGGGCTGGCCGGGCCGTGGGCCGCCGCCGCCCGCCCGGGCGACCTCCTCGCGCTGTCCGGCCCCGGCGGCGGCTACGCCCCGTCGCCGGACCCCGCCGTGACCCACGTGCTGCTCGGCGACGACAGCGCCCTGCCGGCGATCGGTGCCGCCCTGGAGGCGATGCCCGCCGACGCGACCGGCGTCGCGCTCGTCGAGGTCGGCGGTGCCGCGGACGAGCAGCCGATCGTGCACCCGGCCGGGGTGGACCTGCGGTGGCTGCACCGCGACGCCACCGGCGCCGAGCCGGGCACCCTGCTGCTCGAGGCGACCCGTGCCCTGCCCCGCGCCTCCCGGCCGGTGCAGGTCTTCGCACACGGGGAGCGGACCGCCGTCAAGGCGGTCCGACGGGTCCTGCAGGACGACTGGGGACTCGAGCGGGCGGAGCTGTCGCTGTCCGCGTACTGGGCGCTCGGCCGCACCGAGGACCGGTTCCAGGAGGAGAAGCGCGAGCCGGTCGGGGCCGTCTTCGCGGACTGA
- a CDS encoding biliverdin-producing heme oxygenase — protein sequence MSPTVTPFSELLRRRSRAGAGPGATDVALAGGAVTWSGGAHDLLAGECDVADYADLLGQYAVVYDALERAAERMADHPVAAPFVTTQLTRMPAIRADLEYLVGPDWSELCCPTAATTAYVRRLNEVAATSPGGFVAHHYTRYLGDLTGGPTLARLLEERFGFDTNGVLFTIFDQVADPSAFEDTYRAQLDAAPWSAAEREAVLAEVDLAAGLDRALVAALRPPVAVATTARGSAVHPVPA from the coding sequence ATGAGCCCGACCGTGACGCCGTTCTCCGAGCTGCTGCGCCGACGCTCTCGTGCGGGTGCCGGACCTGGTGCCACGGACGTCGCGCTCGCGGGCGGCGCCGTCACCTGGTCGGGCGGTGCGCACGACCTGCTGGCGGGGGAGTGCGACGTCGCCGACTACGCCGACCTCCTCGGACAGTACGCGGTCGTGTACGACGCACTCGAACGCGCCGCCGAGCGGATGGCGGACCACCCGGTCGCGGCACCGTTCGTGACGACCCAGCTGACCCGCATGCCGGCCATCCGGGCCGACCTCGAGTACCTCGTCGGGCCGGACTGGTCCGAGCTCTGCTGTCCGACCGCGGCCACCACCGCCTACGTCCGCCGGCTCAACGAGGTCGCCGCGACCTCGCCCGGCGGCTTCGTCGCACACCACTACACGCGGTACCTCGGCGACCTGACCGGCGGTCCCACCCTCGCCCGGCTGCTCGAGGAGCGGTTCGGCTTCGACACGAACGGCGTGCTCTTCACAATCTTCGACCAGGTCGCCGACCCCTCGGCCTTCGAGGACACCTACCGGGCGCAGCTCGACGCCGCCCCGTGGTCCGCGGCCGAGCGCGAGGCTGTGCTCGCCGAGGTCGACCTCGCCGCGGGCCTGGACCGGGCGCTCGTGGCCGCCCTGCGTCCGCCGGTGGCCGTCGCCACGACCGCTCGCGGCAGCGCGGTGCACCCCGTGCCCGCCTGA
- a CDS encoding phosphoenolpyruvate carboxylase — protein MTAIDGSTRHGRARDDVSGAVDSDLRADVRYLGNLLGRVLRETGGDDLLHDVESLRAAVIDAYEGADAEGAARAEAIVAGMSAERAEAVAQAFTTYFHLTNLAEEHHRVRVLRARGDDGGLAGDSFPATYASLVEQVGEDEAASRLADLRFHPVLTAHPTEARRRAVTTAVRRITDLIDERDGARNATARAENERRLLEEITTLLRTSPLRTTRPTPLDEVRTAMSVFDQTLFEIVPQVYRLLDDRLLGDDAGRVPVTAPAFVRFGTWIGGDRDGNPHVTAAVTRQAADIAAEHILLGLARAATRIGSALTLDAAETPADPGLQALVAAQEALDPGIAERIGVRAPNETHRRALLFVAARIRATRRGQDGLAYAGPEELLADLRVIQTSLVAAGAVRTANGELQNLVWQVETFGFHLAELEVRQHSQVHRNALAEIRAGGPLSETTEEVLAVFRTVADLQQRYGVRAAHRYIVSFTQSAADLANVHELAVAACGDAAPVLDVIPLFETFADLHASVEILDEAVHSEPFERRLAATGRKLEVMLGYSDSSKDVGPVSANLALYDAQARIADWAREHDVELTLFHGRGGSLGRGGGPANEAVLAQPPGSIDGRLKLTEQGEVIFAQYGDQDIAARHLEQMASATLFASSPSNEARTAAAATRFADLAQQLDDVSRQAFYDLVKADGFAPWFARVTPMEELGLLPLGSRPARRGLSVESLEDLRAIPWVFSWTQARINLAGWYGLGSALEAVGDVDVLRSAYAEWPLFGAMIKNVEMSLAKTDEQIARRYLELADRDDLAAKVLDEMLRTRDWVLRVSGGSDVLEDRPVLARAVRLRSPYVDALSHLQLRALRAIRTSGSTDPTDGDHRLLLLTVNGIAAGLQNTG, from the coding sequence ATGACGGCGATCGACGGATCGACGCGCCACGGGCGCGCACGGGACGACGTCAGCGGAGCGGTCGACAGCGACCTGCGCGCGGACGTCCGGTACCTCGGCAACCTGCTCGGGCGGGTGCTGCGGGAGACCGGCGGCGACGACCTGCTCCACGACGTCGAGAGCCTGCGTGCCGCGGTCATCGACGCGTACGAGGGCGCTGACGCCGAGGGCGCAGCGCGGGCCGAGGCCATCGTGGCGGGCATGTCCGCCGAGCGGGCCGAGGCCGTCGCGCAGGCGTTCACGACCTACTTCCACCTGACCAACCTGGCCGAGGAGCACCACCGCGTGCGGGTCCTCCGCGCCCGTGGTGACGACGGGGGCCTCGCCGGCGACTCGTTCCCGGCGACGTACGCGTCGCTCGTGGAGCAGGTCGGCGAGGACGAGGCGGCGTCGCGCCTGGCCGACCTCCGGTTCCACCCCGTCCTCACCGCCCACCCGACCGAGGCCCGCCGCCGTGCGGTGACGACGGCGGTCCGGCGGATCACCGACCTCATCGACGAGCGCGACGGGGCGCGCAACGCCACCGCCCGGGCCGAGAACGAGCGTCGCCTGCTCGAGGAGATCACGACGCTCCTCCGCACCTCGCCGCTGCGGACCACCCGCCCGACCCCGCTCGACGAGGTCCGCACCGCGATGAGCGTCTTCGACCAGACGCTGTTCGAGATCGTGCCGCAGGTCTACCGACTGCTCGACGACCGGCTCCTCGGCGACGACGCCGGACGCGTCCCGGTGACCGCGCCGGCGTTCGTGCGGTTCGGCACCTGGATCGGCGGCGACCGCGACGGCAACCCGCACGTCACGGCGGCGGTGACGCGGCAGGCGGCCGACATCGCGGCGGAGCACATCCTGCTCGGTCTCGCGCGAGCGGCGACCCGCATCGGGTCGGCGCTGACGCTGGACGCCGCGGAGACGCCGGCCGATCCCGGGCTGCAGGCACTCGTCGCCGCGCAGGAGGCACTCGACCCGGGCATCGCCGAGCGCATCGGCGTCCGTGCTCCGAACGAGACGCACCGGCGCGCGCTGCTCTTCGTCGCGGCACGCATCCGGGCCACGCGTCGTGGGCAGGACGGCCTCGCCTACGCCGGCCCCGAGGAACTCCTCGCCGACCTCCGCGTGATCCAGACGTCGCTCGTCGCAGCCGGGGCCGTCCGCACCGCGAACGGTGAGCTGCAGAACCTCGTCTGGCAGGTCGAGACCTTCGGGTTCCACCTCGCCGAGCTCGAGGTGCGCCAGCACTCCCAGGTGCACCGGAACGCGCTGGCCGAGATCCGTGCCGGCGGGCCGCTGAGCGAGACCACGGAAGAGGTCCTCGCCGTGTTCCGCACGGTCGCCGACCTGCAGCAGCGGTACGGCGTGCGGGCCGCGCACCGGTACATCGTGTCCTTCACCCAGTCGGCAGCCGACCTGGCGAACGTGCACGAGCTCGCGGTCGCCGCCTGCGGTGACGCCGCTCCGGTGCTCGACGTCATCCCGCTCTTCGAGACCTTCGCGGACCTGCACGCGAGCGTCGAGATCCTCGACGAGGCCGTGCACAGCGAGCCCTTCGAACGTCGGCTGGCGGCGACCGGCCGCAAGCTCGAGGTCATGCTCGGGTACTCCGACTCCTCGAAGGACGTCGGTCCGGTCTCGGCGAACCTCGCGCTGTACGACGCACAGGCGCGGATCGCGGACTGGGCACGGGAGCACGACGTCGAACTGACGCTGTTCCACGGCCGTGGTGGTTCCCTCGGCCGCGGTGGCGGGCCGGCGAACGAGGCGGTCCTCGCGCAGCCGCCGGGATCCATCGACGGCCGTCTCAAGCTCACCGAGCAGGGCGAGGTCATCTTCGCCCAGTACGGCGACCAGGACATCGCGGCGCGGCACCTCGAGCAGATGGCGTCGGCCACCCTGTTCGCCTCGTCGCCCTCGAACGAGGCGCGGACGGCCGCAGCGGCGACCCGCTTCGCGGATCTCGCCCAGCAGCTCGACGACGTGTCCCGGCAGGCGTTCTACGACCTGGTGAAGGCGGACGGCTTCGCCCCGTGGTTCGCCCGGGTCACGCCGATGGAGGAGCTCGGCCTCCTGCCGCTCGGCTCCCGGCCCGCCCGCCGCGGGCTGAGTGTCGAGTCCCTCGAGGACCTCCGCGCGATCCCGTGGGTGTTCTCGTGGACGCAGGCGCGCATCAACCTGGCCGGCTGGTACGGACTCGGCTCCGCGCTCGAGGCCGTCGGTGACGTCGACGTGCTCCGTTCCGCGTACGCCGAGTGGCCCCTGTTCGGCGCGATGATCAAGAACGTTGAGATGTCGCTCGCCAAGACCGACGAGCAGATCGCCCGTCGGTACCTCGAGCTGGCCGACCGCGACGACCTCGCGGCGAAGGTCCTCGACGAGATGCTCCGGACGCGTGACTGGGTGCTCCGCGTGTCCGGCGGGAGCGACGTGCTCGAGGACCGTCCGGTGCTCGCCCGCGCCGTCCGCCTCCGCAGCCCGTACGTCGACGCGCTGTCGCACCTGCAGCTCCGCGCGCTCCGTGCGATCCGCACGTCCGGCAGCACGGACCCGACGGACGGCGACCACCGGCTGCTGCTGCTCACGGTCAACGGGATCGCCGCCGGTCTGCAGAACACGGGCTGA
- a CDS encoding STAS domain-containing protein, with the protein MDIVVHEATDDTAVLECSGRLNMVSAGAFRETVAKVVEGGRARLVVELSGVEFMDSSGLGALVGCLKTARQAGGDLRIAAPSEQVQMVLKLSNIDKILRTYPDGDAAVTNWG; encoded by the coding sequence ATGGACATCGTCGTACACGAGGCAACGGACGACACTGCCGTCCTCGAGTGCAGCGGCCGCCTGAACATGGTCAGCGCGGGCGCGTTCCGCGAGACCGTGGCCAAGGTGGTCGAGGGCGGTCGCGCCCGGTTGGTCGTCGAGCTGTCCGGCGTCGAGTTCATGGACTCGTCGGGCCTCGGCGCGCTCGTCGGGTGCCTGAAGACCGCGCGACAGGCCGGGGGAGACCTCCGCATCGCCGCTCCGTCGGAGCAGGTGCAGATGGTGCTCAAGCTCTCGAACATCGACAAGATCCTGCGGACGTACCCGGACGGGGACGCCGCGGTCACGAACTGGGGATGA
- a CDS encoding ATP-binding protein, which yields MTVAMGEHVLDLACPPDDVTAVHTFLSSVWDREPDLSPEDRMALELALVELASNVIEHGAGGRSVTCSLRVDVGPDEVLVSLTDDGVPVLVDPSAAHLPDALAEGGRGLALVQMVVDDLRYDRVEERNRWLVRRGRH from the coding sequence ATGACGGTCGCCATGGGCGAGCACGTCCTCGACCTCGCCTGCCCGCCTGACGACGTCACGGCGGTGCACACGTTCCTGTCCTCCGTGTGGGACCGCGAACCGGATCTCTCGCCCGAGGACCGCATGGCGCTCGAGCTCGCCCTGGTGGAGCTCGCCTCGAACGTCATCGAGCACGGAGCCGGCGGCCGCAGCGTGACCTGCTCGCTGCGTGTGGACGTCGGACCGGACGAGGTGCTCGTCTCGCTGACCGACGACGGTGTGCCCGTGCTCGTCGACCCGTCGGCGGCGCACCTGCCGGACGCCCTTGCGGAGGGTGGTCGGGGGCTCGCCCTCGTGCAGATGGTCGTGGACGACCTGCGCTACGACCGCGTGGAGGAACGGAACCGCTGGCTGGTCCGCCGCGGTCGTCACTGA
- a CDS encoding AraC family transcriptional regulator, whose protein sequence is MTTDAPASTRLRTEAAGTDLGAALQLFSDAYEGTRFTARRTERPFGYRFRMVGDDTMSFRTTHFDAQVSGAASSGDDHVVMWTTDGGGTVDVGRDEVRFAPGTPVVFPSGRPFVFDLADVRQHLVHVDRRFLEGIAAEVHGGQPGPLVFDHTARPRAEDLRTWNAQVHRAAQVVLGPAEPSPLVLAETARATALAVLHAFPHEQLTPEVPVPQGATTRVRAAIEYMHARAHTPITTTDVAEHVGLSVRGLQQAFQRQVGTAPNAVLRGIRMDRVHDELLRGATGQLTVASVAVRWGFAHLGRFSAAYAQRFGEYPRDTLAS, encoded by the coding sequence ATGACGACCGACGCGCCCGCGAGCACCCGGCTGCGCACCGAGGCTGCCGGCACCGACCTCGGTGCTGCCCTGCAGCTCTTCTCGGACGCCTACGAGGGCACGCGGTTCACGGCACGTCGGACCGAGCGGCCCTTCGGCTACCGCTTCCGGATGGTCGGTGACGACACGATGTCGTTCCGCACGACGCACTTCGACGCCCAGGTGAGCGGTGCGGCGTCGTCCGGGGACGACCACGTCGTGATGTGGACCACCGACGGGGGTGGGACCGTCGACGTCGGGCGCGACGAGGTCCGGTTCGCACCCGGCACGCCGGTCGTCTTCCCGTCCGGTCGTCCGTTCGTGTTCGACCTCGCGGACGTCCGGCAGCACCTCGTGCACGTCGACCGCCGGTTCCTCGAGGGCATCGCTGCCGAGGTGCACGGTGGGCAGCCCGGGCCGCTCGTCTTCGACCACACGGCCCGGCCGCGCGCCGAGGACCTGCGGACCTGGAACGCGCAGGTCCACCGCGCGGCGCAGGTCGTGCTGGGGCCGGCGGAGCCGTCGCCGCTCGTCCTCGCGGAGACCGCACGGGCGACGGCTCTCGCGGTGCTGCACGCGTTCCCGCACGAGCAGCTGACGCCCGAGGTACCCGTCCCGCAGGGCGCCACGACCCGCGTCCGCGCGGCGATCGAGTACATGCACGCCAGGGCGCACACCCCGATCACGACGACCGACGTGGCCGAGCACGTGGGACTCAGCGTCCGCGGGCTCCAGCAGGCCTTCCAACGACAGGTCGGCACCGCGCCGAACGCCGTGCTGCGCGGCATCCGCATGGACCGCGTGCACGACGAGCTCCTCCGGGGTGCAACCGGACAGCTCACCGTCGCCTCGGTCGCCGTGCGCTGGGGCTTCGCGCACCTCGGACGGTTCTCCGCGGCCTACGCCCAGCGGTTCGGCGAGTACCCCCGCGACACCCTGGCGTCGTGA
- a CDS encoding alpha/beta fold hydrolase → MNAHQRPADQHPWVVVPGIWGSDPEHWQSRWQGERGASAVRIAPASWSEPDPRDWDRAISVAVAACDRPPVLVAHSLGVLAAAHWLADHGDVEVVGAFLVAPPDPTAPVFPEAARGFLAPSRPVVAPTALVVSDDDPYCSAERAGQFAEVLGAGVLRVGARQHVNVASGAWPEGRRLLDTFVAESVEGRPNG, encoded by the coding sequence ATGAACGCACACCAGCGGCCGGCCGACCAGCACCCGTGGGTCGTCGTGCCGGGCATCTGGGGGTCCGACCCCGAGCACTGGCAGTCCCGCTGGCAGGGCGAGCGCGGGGCGTCTGCCGTGCGGATCGCGCCGGCGTCGTGGTCGGAGCCGGACCCCCGTGACTGGGACCGTGCGATCTCGGTCGCCGTGGCGGCCTGCGATCGTCCACCGGTGCTCGTCGCCCACAGCCTCGGGGTCCTGGCCGCCGCACACTGGCTCGCGGACCACGGCGACGTCGAGGTCGTCGGAGCGTTCCTCGTGGCGCCACCCGACCCCACCGCGCCGGTCTTCCCGGAGGCGGCCCGGGGGTTCCTCGCTCCGTCGCGGCCGGTCGTGGCGCCGACGGCCCTCGTGGTGAGCGACGACGACCCGTACTGCTCGGCCGAGCGTGCCGGGCAGTTCGCGGAGGTGCTCGGCGCCGGGGTGCTGCGGGTGGGGGCGCGCCAGCACGTCAACGTCGCGAGCGGTGCCTGGCCTGAGGGACGACGGTTGCTGGACACGTTCGTCGCGGAGTCGGTCGAGGGTCGCCCGAACGGGTGA